From the genome of Oscillospiraceae bacterium, one region includes:
- a CDS encoding ATP phosphoribosyltransferase: MLNIALPKGRLGEKVYSMFEQSGYDCPSIKENNRKLIFENNELKLRFFWVKPSDVAIYVERGAADIGVAGKDILLEYTPDIYELLDLKIGKCKMAVAAKKDFSYEDKKTIRVATKFKNIAKSFYSKKGMDIDIIHLNGSIEIAPILDLSDVIVDIVETGTTLKENDLCVVEDIIPISARLIANKANFKFKNEIIEKITASLKSLTEEKND; encoded by the coding sequence ATGTTAAATATTGCTTTGCCTAAAGGTCGATTAGGCGAGAAAGTATATTCAATGTTTGAACAGTCGGGATATGATTGCCCGTCTATAAAAGAAAACAACCGTAAGCTTATATTTGAAAACAATGAATTGAAATTAAGATTTTTCTGGGTTAAACCGTCAGATGTTGCCATATATGTTGAACGTGGTGCTGCGGATATAGGTGTTGCCGGTAAGGATATTTTACTTGAATATACCCCTGATATATATGAACTTTTAGATTTAAAAATCGGTAAATGTAAAATGGCAGTTGCCGCTAAAAAAGATTTTTCTTACGAAGATAAAAAAACTATACGTGTTGCTACAAAGTTTAAAAATATTGCTAAATCTTTTTATTCAAAAAAAGGAATGGATATTGACATAATTCATCTTAATGGTTCGATAGAAATTGCACCTATTCTTGACTTGTCCGATGTTATTGTTGATATTGTTGAAACAGGTACAACTCTTAAAGAAAATGATTTATGTGTTGTTGAGGACATTATTCCGATTAGTGCAAGACTTATTGCAAATAAGGCAAATTTTAAATTCAAAAATGAAATAATAGAAAAAATAACCGCTTCCTTAAAATCTCTTACGGAGGAAAAAAATGATTAA